One uncultured Methanobrevibacter sp. genomic window carries:
- a CDS encoding helicase C-terminal domain-containing protein, with protein sequence MWQYSNYSKISPVAQRNFPFKNPRDDQLETISEIIDAINRGYKYIILEAGTGTGKSAIAATLSSIYDSSYILTVTKQLQDQYLEDFTNMSLVKGRKNFRCRRDMSLTCDDGKCILEADPCENPKTDCDYYIQKFKALNSKTVISNYHYMFLELNYVNDFTRRELMIFDEAHNLENVLMSQLKLEFSIADLKHYLKLDIEDELIYELDNGDYDVWLLFIQEINDNFQKELDKIINVSKPHLIEKISYIKQRISDCNRFIENITYDPYSWVFDYNTDYEILEFKPLKVDNYAQNTLFEYADVCIFMSATILDYKFFSKCLGISESEVYAIRRKSPFDLNRNPIKTFEEYDLSHKTIRDNAPKTLNVIEKILDNHGDEKGMIHTVSTTCKDFIVDNLNDSRLIEHNTQNRAEVLKDFKDSKDPLVLISPSMNEGVDLPGDLCRFQIIYKLPYPDLRDKQIRLRANADEDWYNYKTSLALVQTYGRGMRFEDDYCITYFIDSRIRQFIKSDKFMPDSFKYLIEQNTS encoded by the coding sequence ATGTGGCAGTATAGCAATTATTCAAAAATAAGTCCTGTGGCCCAAAGGAATTTCCCGTTTAAAAATCCGAGAGATGACCAGCTGGAAACCATTTCAGAGATAATCGATGCAATAAACAGGGGCTATAAATATATCATTCTCGAAGCGGGGACAGGTACTGGCAAGTCCGCTATAGCTGCAACATTATCATCAATATATGATTCATCATATATACTGACTGTCACAAAACAGCTGCAGGACCAGTATCTTGAGGATTTCACCAATATGAGTCTTGTAAAGGGCAGGAAAAACTTCAGATGCCGAAGGGATATGTCATTGACCTGTGATGATGGAAAATGCATACTTGAAGCCGATCCATGTGAAAACCCAAAAACGGACTGTGATTATTATATCCAGAAATTCAAGGCTTTAAACTCAAAAACCGTAATTTCAAATTATCATTACATGTTTTTGGAGCTTAATTATGTTAATGATTTTACCAGAAGGGAACTGATGATATTTGACGAGGCACATAACCTGGAAAATGTGCTGATGAGCCAGCTGAAACTTGAATTTTCCATTGCCGACCTGAAGCACTACCTTAAGCTTGACATTGAAGACGAACTGATATACGAACTGGACAATGGGGACTATGACGTGTGGCTTCTGTTTATCCAGGAGATTAATGACAACTTTCAAAAGGAACTGGATAAGATAATAAATGTTTCAAAACCACATCTAATAGAGAAGATATCATATATCAAACAAAGGATAAGCGACTGCAACAGATTTATTGAAAACATCACCTATGATCCGTACAGTTGGGTTTTTGACTACAACACTGATTATGAGATACTGGAATTCAAGCCTCTCAAAGTCGATAACTATGCGCAGAATACGCTATTTGAATATGCGGACGTTTGCATTTTCATGAGTGCGACAATACTTGACTACAAGTTCTTTTCAAAATGTCTGGGAATCAGTGAAAGTGAAGTATATGCAATCAGGCGCAAAAGCCCATTCGACTTAAACAGAAATCCAATCAAGACATTTGAGGAGTATGACCTGTCCCATAAGACAATCAGGGATAATGCTCCGAAGACATTGAATGTCATAGAAAAGATTCTAGACAATCATGGGGATGAAAAGGGCATGATTCATACGGTCAGCACCACATGTAAGGATTTTATCGTTGACAATTTGAACGATTCACGTCTGATTGAGCACAATACTCAAAACCGTGCTGAAGTATTAAAGGATTTTAAGGACTCTAAGGATCCATTAGTCTTAATATCTCCATCGATGAATGAGGGTGTTGACCTTCCGGGGGACTTGTGCCGTTTTCAGATCATATACAAATTGCCGTATCCTGATTTGAGGGACAAGCAGATCAGATTAAGGGCGAATGCGGATGAGGATTGGTATAACTATAAGACATCCCTTGCACTGGTCCAGACCTATGGAAGGGGGATGAGATTTGAGGATGATTACTGCATCACCTATTTTATCGATTCGAGAATAAGGCAATTCATTAAATCCGACAAGTTCATGCCAGATTCATTTAAATATTTAATCGAACAAAATACTTCTTGA
- a CDS encoding zinc ribbon domain-containing protein: protein MSKICENCGKTVNDDAKFCPYCKNKTFRNKYEVTTPNDNIVHKAFYWQYSGGSVLSKTKIASISVFAFFFLMWLFSGAPPIFVVITLIFALATYLLGFAIHKFLGEPSFNKIRYNDYGLIQDLKHLLFYWQDRTGGYILSKTKIFSFAVFLLVFGLGLTTFNTLVVFSAILLALLFEIPVFVLGFLIHKLTLSDTSQHELPEKKVKPKKVKEVKKVETASSNPQVIPEYVGYLSQLDDLNGKFASKEKSARDLIEKRFEPPQLTYTRFISGVDKSSELFKKHSDSAYTMINLADEYSPRIAGEVETKIDILKSIIEKLDDLSNELILNNNLSNKDDVDNLINDMDNLIDSVKDYEQ, encoded by the coding sequence ATGTCAAAAATATGCGAAAACTGCGGAAAGACAGTAAATGATGATGCAAAGTTCTGTCCATACTGCAAAAACAAGACATTTAGAAACAAGTACGAAGTTACAACTCCAAATGATAATATTGTCCATAAGGCATTTTATTGGCAATATTCTGGAGGTAGCGTATTGTCCAAAACAAAGATAGCTTCAATAAGCGTGTTTGCATTTTTCTTTTTAATGTGGCTATTTTCGGGTGCACCTCCAATATTTGTGGTAATAACATTAATCTTTGCATTGGCAACATACCTGTTAGGTTTTGCAATCCACAAGTTCCTTGGGGAACCCTCATTCAATAAGATCAGATACAATGACTACGGCCTGATTCAGGATCTAAAACATTTACTGTTCTATTGGCAGGACAGGACAGGAGGATATATTTTATCCAAAACCAAAATATTTTCATTTGCAGTATTTCTATTGGTATTTGGCTTGGGTTTGACCACATTTAACACATTGGTGGTCTTTTCAGCAATATTGCTTGCACTTCTTTTTGAAATTCCAGTGTTTGTCTTGGGTTTTCTCATACACAAGTTGACATTGTCCGATACATCCCAACATGAACTGCCCGAAAAGAAAGTCAAGCCCAAAAAGGTTAAGGAAGTCAAAAAGGTTGAAACCGCAAGCTCAAATCCACAGGTTATTCCGGAATATGTCGGATATCTCTCACAGCTGGATGATTTAAATGGCAAGTTCGCTTCCAAGGAAAAGTCCGCACGTGATTTGATTGAAAAAAGATTTGAACCGCCTCAACTGACATATACACGTTTCATCAGTGGAGTGGATAAGTCAAGCGAGTTGTTTAAAAAACATTCTGATTCAGCATATACGATGATAAACCTTGCAGATGAGTATTCACCAAGAATTGCCGGCGAGGTTGAAACAAAAATAGATATTTTAAAGTCAATCATTGAAAAGCTGGATGATTTGTCTAACGAATTGATACTGAATAACAATCTGTCCAATAAGGATGATGTCGACAATCTGATTAATGACATGGACAATCTGATTGATTCAGTAAAAGACTATGAGCAATGA
- a CDS encoding AAA family ATPase, with protein MLEWTICTKCGKVLDNSKDICPSCNSKTKKLNMDFFKNHLANLTFLIKTLDIDLVKDYCPQIKSQDASLNVIVLDDLFKYFTYLSWGDGKITDNELTFINDLLDANYSIDDLQSLSDSTPDDLPLSFECLHELDLFAQEFDMYAVKSCNELFNSYKFLGKFFITVDGELNPEVLDKYNKYIDDLENALGDYLVEDDGMTYQLPKNITQPKEEEEHHSIDEYLDELNRLVGLEKVKKDVNSLINLVQIRKLRKDRGIKQPPMSLHLVFSGNPGTGKTTVARLLSKIYHEIGLLSKGHLIETDRSGLVGGYVGQTAIKTKDVIDQAMGGILFIDEAYSLASSSENDYGKEAIDTILKAMEDNRDDLIVIVAGYPELMDRFLHSNPGLESRFNKFIFFEDYNADELYDIFMLMCEGANLSLDDAADDYAHQYFTKMYEHKPANFANGRAVRNFFEEVITSQANRLAPQKDITDEELNTLTYEDFLVED; from the coding sequence ATGTTAGAGTGGACAATCTGTACAAAATGTGGAAAAGTTCTGGACAATTCAAAGGACATCTGTCCAAGCTGCAACAGCAAAACCAAAAAGCTTAACATGGATTTTTTTAAAAATCATTTGGCTAACTTGACTTTTCTGATAAAGACTTTGGACATTGATTTGGTAAAGGATTATTGTCCACAGATTAAATCACAGGATGCATCCCTAAATGTCATAGTTCTTGATGACCTGTTTAAATATTTCACATATCTCAGTTGGGGTGATGGAAAAATCACCGACAACGAATTGACATTTATCAATGATTTGCTTGATGCGAACTACTCAATTGATGATTTGCAGAGTCTTTCAGACAGCACTCCCGATGATTTGCCGCTGTCATTTGAGTGTCTGCATGAACTGGACCTGTTTGCACAGGAGTTTGACATGTATGCCGTAAAGTCCTGCAATGAACTATTCAACTCGTATAAGTTCCTGGGCAAGTTCTTCATAACTGTTGACGGTGAACTCAATCCGGAAGTGCTTGACAAATATAATAAGTACATTGATGATTTGGAAAACGCCTTGGGAGATTATCTCGTTGAAGATGACGGCATGACCTATCAGCTTCCTAAAAACATCACACAACCGAAAGAGGAGGAGGAACACCACTCAATCGATGAATATCTTGATGAGCTGAACAGGCTTGTCGGTCTTGAAAAGGTCAAAAAGGATGTAAACTCATTGATCAATCTCGTGCAGATTAGAAAACTCAGAAAAGACCGTGGAATAAAACAGCCTCCAATGAGTCTTCATCTGGTTTTCAGTGGAAATCCTGGAACAGGTAAGACAACAGTTGCAAGACTTCTGTCAAAGATATATCATGAAATCGGACTTCTCTCCAAGGGACATCTGATTGAAACCGACAGGTCAGGCCTTGTAGGCGGATATGTGGGACAGACCGCAATTAAAACAAAGGATGTAATAGACCAGGCAATGGGCGGAATACTCTTTATCGATGAGGCATATTCCCTTGCATCATCTTCCGAAAATGACTACGGCAAGGAAGCTATAGATACGATATTGAAGGCCATGGAGGACAATCGTGATGATTTGATTGTCATAGTAGCCGGATATCCGGAACTCATGGACAGGTTCCTTCATTCAAATCCAGGTCTGGAGTCAAGGTTCAACAAGTTCATATTCTTTGAGGATTACAATGCCGATGAGCTCTATGACATATTCATGCTCATGTGCGAAGGGGCTAACCTGAGTCTTGATGATGCCGCAGATGACTACGCGCACCAGTATTTCACAAAAATGTATGAACACAAGCCTGCCAATTTCGCTAACGGAAGGGCCGTTCGGAATTTCTTTGAAGAGGTAATTACCTCACAGGCCAATCGTCTGGCACCGCAAAAGGATATAACTGATGAGGAATTAAATACATTAACATATGAAGATTTTTTAGTTGAGGATTAA
- a CDS encoding NUDIX domain-containing protein, whose translation MSTMWGLTVRGICELDGKVLLLKVRSRSSHDANKWEIPGGKVKKCEYFDEALKREYLEETGLEIDIKSLHNVVRNDYTACKTSEEVKSIQLIMKVTCQSDEITISREHDDYGWFSWDEIDEMIENGLLTPAAANAFGKN comes from the coding sequence ATGTCAACAATGTGGGGATTGACCGTTAGGGGAATCTGTGAACTTGACGGCAAGGTACTGCTTTTGAAGGTCCGTTCACGCTCATCACATGATGCAAACAAATGGGAGATTCCAGGCGGAAAGGTCAAGAAATGTGAATATTTCGATGAGGCCCTCAAAAGGGAATACCTTGAGGAAACCGGCCTTGAAATAGACATCAAATCATTGCATAATGTTGTAAGAAATGACTATACCGCATGCAAGACCTCAGAGGAGGTAAAGTCAATCCAGCTTATAATGAAAGTCACTTGCCAAAGCGATGAGATAACAATCAGCAGGGAACATGACGACTACGGATGGTTCAGCTGGGATGAAATTGATGAAATGATTGAGAATGGCTTGCTGACTCCTGCTGCGGCCAATGCATTTGGAAAAAATTAA
- a CDS encoding GGGtGRT protein codes for MSLFESYERRIDQITPVLEKYGIKDLEEAKQICLDKGFDPYEIVKGVQPICFENACWAYTLGAAIAIKQGCTKASDAAKAIGEGLQAFCIPGSVADDRQVGLGHGNLASMLLSDESECFAFLAGHESFAAAEGAIGIANSANEVREKPLRVILNGLGKDAALIISRINGFTHVETEFDYFTGEVKVVKEKAYSDGERAKVRCYGADDVREGVAIMHLEGVDVSITGNSTNPTRFQHPVAGTYKKECLLQGKKYFSVASGGGTGRTLHPDNMAAGPASYGMTDTLGRMHSDAQFAGSSSVPAHVEMMGLIGMGNNPMVGASVAVAVAVEKAMK; via the coding sequence ATGAGTTTATTTGAAAGTTATGAAAGAAGAATCGACCAGATCACTCCAGTACTTGAGAAATATGGTATCAAGGACCTTGAAGAAGCAAAACAGATTTGTCTCGACAAAGGGTTTGACCCGTATGAAATCGTTAAGGGCGTTCAGCCAATATGTTTTGAAAATGCATGCTGGGCATATACATTAGGCGCTGCAATAGCCATTAAACAAGGATGCACAAAAGCTTCCGATGCCGCAAAGGCTATCGGTGAAGGACTTCAGGCATTCTGCATACCTGGAAGTGTGGCTGATGACAGGCAAGTGGGATTAGGTCACGGAAACCTTGCATCAATGCTTTTAAGTGATGAAAGTGAATGTTTCGCATTTCTTGCAGGCCATGAAAGTTTTGCGGCTGCAGAAGGTGCAATAGGAATTGCAAACTCAGCTAATGAAGTGCGTGAAAAACCTTTAAGGGTTATACTAAACGGTCTTGGTAAGGATGCCGCACTCATAATTTCAAGAATCAACGGATTCACACATGTTGAAACCGAATTTGACTATTTCACTGGTGAAGTGAAAGTCGTCAAGGAAAAGGCATACTCCGACGGTGAACGTGCAAAAGTCAGATGCTACGGTGCCGATGATGTGCGTGAAGGAGTGGCTATCATGCATCTTGAAGGGGTTGACGTATCTATTACCGGTAATTCAACAAACCCTACACGTTTCCAACACCCTGTAGCCGGAACCTACAAGAAGGAATGTCTCCTTCAGGGTAAAAAATACTTCTCAGTAGCTTCAGGTGGAGGAACAGGAAGGACACTTCACCCTGACAACATGGCGGCAGGACCTGCATCCTATGGTATGACAGATACATTAGGTAGAATGCACTCCGATGCGCAGTTTGCCGGATCATCATCAGTACCTGCCCACGTTGAAATGATGGGACTTATTGGTATGGGCAACAATCCGATGGTAGGTGCTTCCGTAGCTGTGGCAGTTGCCGTTGAAAAGGCAATGAAATAA
- a CDS encoding iron-sulfur cluster assembly scaffold protein — protein MIYSTEIENMCPVRKGANHDPAPIPEEGKWVKAKEVSDISGFTHGIGWCAPQQGCCKLTLNVKDGIIEEALVETLGCSGMTHSAAMAGEILVGKTILEALNTDLVCDAINTAMRELFLQIVYGRTQSAFSEGGLQIGAGLEDLGKGHRSQVGTIYSTKAKGPRYLELTEGYITEIGLDEDNEIIGYKYINLGVMLDAIKEGVDPMEAIEKATGQYGRFDDAVKKIDPRSE, from the coding sequence ATGATATATTCAACTGAAATTGAAAATATGTGTCCTGTTAGAAAAGGTGCAAATCACGACCCTGCTCCAATTCCTGAAGAGGGAAAATGGGTTAAAGCAAAGGAAGTAAGTGACATTTCCGGTTTTACCCACGGTATCGGATGGTGCGCTCCACAGCAAGGATGCTGCAAACTGACATTAAACGTTAAGGATGGAATTATTGAAGAGGCACTGGTTGAAACCCTGGGATGCTCAGGTATGACACACTCAGCAGCTATGGCCGGTGAGATACTTGTTGGAAAGACAATCCTTGAGGCATTGAACACCGACCTTGTGTGTGATGCAATCAACACCGCAATGCGTGAACTCTTCCTGCAAATCGTTTACGGAAGAACCCAGTCAGCATTCTCTGAAGGAGGACTTCAAATCGGTGCGGGTCTTGAAGATTTAGGTAAAGGCCACAGAAGTCAGGTGGGAACAATATACTCCACCAAGGCTAAAGGTCCGAGATACCTTGAACTTACAGAAGGTTACATCACAGAAATCGGACTTGATGAAGATAATGAAATCATAGGTTACAAATACATAAACCTGGGAGTCATGTTGGATGCAATCAAAGAGGGTGTTGACCCGATGGAAGCCATTGAAAAGGCAACCGGTCAGTACGGAAGATTTGATGATGCAGTCAAAAAAATAGATCCAAGGAGTGAATAA
- a CDS encoding NAD(+)/NADH kinase, which translates to MIMKIFIKTDNYKEIALKTRDDLIRHANDLDIEVTNEIGDADIIFSIGGDGTFLKTARLSDKPIVGINTGTLGYLTEVNPEDIRLILKNIIEGEYYIEDRMMLEGEIIRNNGEIIEIPESLNEIAISKNISGVVRFDAIVDGKLINSYTADGILVCTPTGSTAYNLSCGGPIVDPTAEIITLTPIAPHTVINRSIILSDNSTIEIKINELRDDTTSYVLYDGIAIEVFSDDTIKIKKSDKITRIIKFENRSFIDTIREKIS; encoded by the coding sequence ATGATTATGAAAATATTCATCAAAACCGACAATTATAAAGAAATTGCCCTGAAAACAAGAGATGACTTAATCAGACATGCCAATGACTTGGATATTGAGGTTACAAATGAAATCGGTGATGCCGACATAATCTTTTCCATTGGCGGTGACGGAACATTTCTAAAGACCGCAAGATTATCCGACAAGCCAATAGTGGGAATTAATACCGGTACACTGGGCTATCTTACCGAAGTTAATCCTGAGGATATCAGATTGATTTTGAAAAATATTATTGAGGGTGAATATTACATTGAAGACAGGATGATGCTTGAGGGAGAAATAATCAGAAATAACGGAGAAATCATTGAAATTCCCGAATCATTGAATGAGATAGCAATTTCTAAAAACATTTCCGGCGTCGTGAGGTTTGATGCAATAGTTGATGGCAAGCTTATAAACTCATATACAGCAGACGGGATTCTGGTCTGCACACCAACCGGCTCAACAGCATATAACCTCTCATGCGGAGGACCTATCGTTGATCCGACAGCTGAGATAATAACATTAACACCAATTGCTCCCCATACCGTAATAAACAGAAGCATAATATTGTCAGACAATTCTACAATAGAAATTAAAATAAACGAACTTAGGGATGACACCACATCCTATGTTCTATATGACGGCATAGCAATTGAGGTATTCAGTGATGATACAATAAAAATTAAAAAATCAGATAAGATTACCAGAATAATCAAGTTTGAAAACAGAAGTTTCATCGATACAATACGTGAAAAAATCAGTTGA
- a CDS encoding 4Fe-4S binding protein — MGLGSFFKRGKKQKEDVVEECHIDINVDDCDGCEKCSVACPNNVLMLADDVMSVRDAQVCKSCRVCVAICPSDCITVN, encoded by the coding sequence ATGGGTTTAGGTTCATTTTTCAAAAGAGGAAAAAAGCAAAAAGAGGATGTTGTCGAGGAATGTCACATCGACATTAACGTTGATGACTGTGACGGATGTGAAAAATGCTCAGTTGCATGTCCGAACAATGTGTTGATGCTTGCTGATGATGTGATGTCCGTTCGTGATGCGCAGGTGTGCAAAAGCTGCAGGGTTTGCGTTGCAATATGTCCGAGTGACTGCATTACAGTCAACTGA
- a CDS encoding alpha/beta hydrolase has translation MSELNLTSEWDKVFPKSEKVHHEKVTFTNRYGITLAADLYKPLEAEDKLPAIAVCGPFGAVKEQSSGLYAQKLAENGFLTIAFDPSFTGESGGFPRYMASPDINTEDFQAAVDFLVTNDEVDAERVGILGICGWGGMALNAASLDTRIKATVTSTMYNMTRINAKGYFDEADSADARYEMKVMLNNQRTEDFKNGEYAMGGGVVDPLPDDAPFFVKDYYDYYKTERGYHKRSLNSNDGWTAIGTMSFISQPIIAYSDEIRSAVLIIHGEKAHSCYFSKDEFEKLTGDNKELMIIPEAVHTDLYDDMDIIPFDKIIEFYNKNL, from the coding sequence ATGTCAGAATTAAATTTAACCAGCGAATGGGATAAGGTATTTCCCAAATCAGAAAAAGTACACCATGAAAAGGTAACTTTCACCAACAGATACGGAATAACATTGGCTGCTGATTTATACAAACCATTGGAAGCTGAAGACAAATTGCCTGCAATTGCGGTTTGCGGTCCATTCGGTGCAGTCAAGGAACAGTCATCAGGACTATATGCACAAAAACTTGCAGAAAACGGATTTTTGACAATAGCTTTTGACCCGTCATTCACCGGTGAAAGCGGAGGTTTTCCAAGATACATGGCATCTCCCGACATCAACACAGAAGATTTCCAGGCTGCTGTTGACTTTTTGGTCACCAACGATGAAGTCGATGCAGAAAGGGTTGGAATCCTCGGTATCTGCGGATGGGGAGGAATGGCATTAAATGCGGCTAGCTTGGACACCCGTATCAAGGCTACTGTAACCTCAACAATGTACAACATGACCCGTATCAACGCAAAAGGATATTTTGACGAGGCAGACAGTGCGGATGCAAGATATGAAATGAAAGTAATGCTCAACAATCAGAGAACCGAAGACTTTAAAAACGGCGAGTATGCCATGGGTGGGGGTGTAGTCGATCCACTTCCTGATGATGCGCCATTCTTTGTAAAGGACTATTATGACTACTATAAAACCGAAAGGGGTTATCACAAACGTTCACTCAACTCCAATGACGGATGGACAGCAATAGGTACAATGTCATTCATATCACAGCCTATAATTGCATATTCCGATGAAATCAGGTCTGCTGTTTTAATCATCCATGGGGAAAAGGCACACTCATGCTATTTCTCAAAAGATGAGTTTGAGAAACTGACAGGTGACAACAAGGAACTGATGATCATCCCTGAAGCTGTTCACACAGACCTCTATGATGATATGGACATCATTCCATTTGACAAAATTATTGAATTTTATAATAAAAATTTATAA
- a CDS encoding flavodoxin family protein — MKIIALQASPRKGGNCDVLMDEMIKGIEENGGEVVKYYLEKCDIAPCKACMHCAENPECIRKDDGNEIIQALLDADGVIFATPIYYGQMTAQGKLIIDRFYKIGKFNDESLSGKAALIFTENQPEGTYGQYIELTKASPFAFVGYEVLGHVDAGSAGPAGIVAEEQENKLKEAYELGLKF; from the coding sequence ATGAAAATTATCGCACTTCAAGCAAGTCCACGTAAAGGTGGAAACTGTGATGTATTAATGGATGAAATGATTAAAGGTATTGAGGAAAACGGCGGGGAAGTAGTAAAATACTACCTTGAAAAATGTGACATTGCACCATGTAAGGCATGCATGCACTGTGCTGAAAACCCTGAATGTATCCGTAAAGATGACGGTAATGAAATTATTCAGGCATTACTCGATGCTGACGGTGTAATATTTGCAACACCTATCTACTATGGTCAAATGACTGCACAAGGTAAACTTATCATTGACCGTTTCTATAAAATCGGAAAATTCAATGATGAATCCCTATCAGGTAAGGCTGCATTGATTTTCACTGAAAACCAACCTGAAGGAACATATGGACAGTACATTGAACTGACTAAAGCTTCACCATTTGCATTCGTCGGATATGAAGTACTTGGCCATGTTGATGCCGGTTCAGCAGGACCTGCAGGTATCGTTGCAGAAGAACAAGAAAACAAACTTAAAGAAGCATACGAGTTAGGTTTAAAATTCTAA
- a CDS encoding glycosyltransferase, producing MVKISVIVPVYNTESYLRQCIDSILNQTFEDIEIICVNDGSTDGSLDILTDFEKRDTRVKVYTQENQGVGVARNRGLEYACGEYMYFMDSDDYLNDNALEDVLDIIEEKHADFVMFKIRNFNEDSGEIIDDDYYNMPYLKEAVGDETFNYSDVSKMALNLCVCQPGILFNHEFIRDIRFPEGLLFEDNVFFTEALFKAKRIVFYDEFLYNRRKHTESTTTQISLKSLDTIDITNMLLDLCDEYNHSLHKKELYYRIFINIYNIFKKADPASKEKLFEKIKENYLKYQEKWEGDDYFKNKLDPKYKHIYSCALKSKNADKFESCVESYGKESRLKKLRKKLL from the coding sequence ATGGTAAAAATTTCAGTGATAGTTCCCGTATACAATACCGAAAGCTATCTAAGGCAGTGCATTGACAGCATTTTAAATCAGACATTTGAAGACATTGAAATAATCTGTGTAAATGACGGCTCAACCGACGGATCACTTGACATATTAACCGATTTTGAAAAAAGAGACACAAGGGTCAAGGTTTACACACAAGAAAATCAGGGTGTCGGAGTCGCCAGAAACAGGGGATTAGAATATGCCTGTGGAGAATATATGTACTTTATGGACAGTGACGATTATCTGAATGATAATGCGCTTGAGGACGTTTTAGATATTATAGAAGAAAAACATGCCGATTTTGTAATGTTTAAAATCAGAAACTTCAATGAAGACAGCGGCGAAATCATAGATGATGACTACTACAATATGCCATACCTAAAAGAGGCAGTAGGGGATGAAACCTTCAACTATTCAGATGTTTCAAAAATGGCACTGAATTTATGTGTCTGCCAACCTGGAATCCTATTCAATCATGAATTCATCAGGGACATCAGATTTCCCGAAGGCCTGCTTTTTGAGGACAATGTCTTTTTTACAGAAGCACTTTTTAAGGCTAAAAGAATCGTATTTTATGATGAATTTCTCTATAACCGAAGAAAGCATACAGAATCCACAACAACCCAAATAAGTCTAAAGTCACTGGATACAATCGATATAACAAACATGTTGCTTGATTTGTGTGATGAATACAATCATAGCCTGCATAAAAAAGAACTGTACTACAGGATTTTCATCAATATCTACAATATATTTAAAAAGGCGGATCCTGCATCAAAGGAAAAGTTGTTTGAAAAAATAAAAGAGAATTATCTGAAATACCAAGAGAAGTGGGAAGGCGACGATTACTTTAAAAATAAGTTAGACCCTAAATATAAACATATCTACAGCTGTGCGTTAAAATCAAAAAATGCAGATAAATTCGAGTCCTGTGTAGAAAGTTATGGAAAAGAATCCAGATTAAAAAAATTAAGGAAAAAATTATTATGA
- a CDS encoding PD-(D/E)XK nuclease family protein has protein sequence MKLSKSKINTYLKCPLEFKFQYIDEIEVEPNVYMQIGTNVHLIAEKFSEKFGDELDGVDIENELVKIAFEENLYDLDNHIENLATFFREVFVESDYKLFSQEEYLLDETHRFSGICDIILEDENGDLVVVDYKTGNSNSFSKYRRELCYYKLLVENVCERDVSSVGIFFTKNGRLRLLDVCDEENKRKFLHSREIDEAIDTFYHVRNEVNKGNFYPKRQFLCKFCTYKHICDAY, from the coding sequence ATGAAGCTATCCAAATCAAAAATAAATACCTATCTCAAATGCCCATTGGAGTTTAAATTCCAGTATATTGATGAAATAGAGGTTGAGCCTAATGTCTATATGCAGATAGGCACCAATGTGCATCTGATTGCCGAGAAGTTCTCTGAAAAGTTCGGCGATGAACTGGACGGAGTTGACATTGAAAATGAACTGGTTAAGATAGCTTTTGAAGAGAACCTATATGATCTGGACAACCACATCGAGAATCTGGCAACATTTTTCAGGGAAGTCTTTGTTGAAAGCGACTACAAGCTGTTTTCACAGGAGGAGTACCTTCTTGATGAAACACATCGGTTTTCAGGAATATGCGACATCATTCTTGAGGATGAAAACGGTGATTTAGTGGTTGTCGACTACAAGACCGGAAATTCAAATTCATTTTCAAAGTATCGCCGTGAACTGTGCTATTATAAGTTGCTTGTTGAAAATGTCTGTGAAAGGGACGTTTCAAGTGTGGGAATATTCTTTACAAAAAACGGTCGTTTAAGGTTGCTTGATGTATGTGATGAGGAAAATAAGCGCAAGTTCCTTCATTCACGTGAGATTGATGAGGCAATCGATACATTCTACCATGTCAGAAATGAAGTAAACAAGGGCAATTTCTATCCTAAAAGACAATTCTTATGCAAGTTCTGCACATATAAACATATCTGTGATGCATACTGA